A stretch of DNA from Fundulus heteroclitus isolate FHET01 chromosome 22, MU-UCD_Fhet_4.1, whole genome shotgun sequence:
CTTTTCATCCATTTACAAGAAAATTATTGAACCCGATCCTCTGGTAGCCATTTTTGGTGTGGCACCGGGGGAAACAGAATTAGCGACTGTCAAAGGAAAGCAAAGTTGGCCAGgagattgattttatttaattggatAAAAGCAGCACCGCCAACTCTTAGAATAACTTTACAGGGCAACACTAAGAGATATTTCAAGATCTGGCAaccttttatttcctattttgaaTCTGAATTTTCATCTGCTTCAGCATAACTAGCagcctcaccccccccccttttccctCAGGTTTGAATGGCAGTAACAACCACAATGATAATAATTATATGTATCTAGTTTTAACTGGAACACGGGTGGTGTGTATGGTAGTAGGATCTGTCTTGTCGTtagtttgtctgtgttttttgagCTGTTTTGTGATGTAAATTCTGAGTCCTACTCttttgttctgtatgttttgaatgggatgtcttttgtttcaatatgaaaaatcaataaaaacaaattgatcATTATTATAATATTCCCTATAACATTATAGCGTGACATTTGTATCAATCATCTTCTAGCATAGGTGATTCTGCATGGTGGGAGGGGGGCCCCCTAATCAAATTCTGCCAAGAGGCTTGGGCTGGCCCTGACTGAACACGTCCTCTCTACATACAGcaggaggtggtggaggtgtGGACAGCATCAGGTTCCTAGAcatccacatctcctctgacctcctggactgagaacacctcccacctggtgaagaaggcccaacaatggctcctcttcctcaggaaCCTGAGAAAGTCTGGACTTGCCACTAAGCTGCTAAAGAATTTCTACAGAGCTACAGTAGAAAGCGTTTATGTCTCAGCATTACTATGTGGTCTGGGAGCTGctcagtccaggagaggaaggacttagaAGTTGGTGAGGAcagagcaggggattgtgggatgccgtctgcaggatctggacTCAGTTTAGAGAGACAGCAGGTTCGGTTTGTGGCAGCGGCAGCCAGTAGTGGCAATTAGGTTGGCACTtagaaaaagttttttaaacagtttgataAAAAAGATATAAGGTGACCGTGTGAGTGGTTTGACTCGTattgagaaaaacaaatgtggtgaTATCACGAAGACGCCATGATATCACCCTCACACTCAAATCCAGAACTAATAAACTCAAAATCAGCTTCTTCcccagagctgtgagggcaatcgccccctgatagAGATCGACTGTTCATGCTACCACATCCATGTGTACGCAGATTTTTTACCCACTCCTAACTATCAGgaaatgttcttatttaaaTATCTACATTGGTTAAATTGCACTTTCAGAAGTCGGTGTGAGTCCTAACAGACCGCATAGACTGCTCTGttcatgttgtttgttttgcatccTTTAATCTCTACACATGCTAAGCtgtcaatttaattttatttatatagcgccaattcatgaaacatgtcgtctgcattgttgatggctttgcagcaatccctcatactgagcaagcatgaagcgacagtggagaggaaaactccccattaacgggaaggaaaacctccatcagaaccagaaccggtctCAACCGGCTGTCCTGTTGCCGTTGTTCATTGCTTCATGTTTATTGGGCTTAAGACGGTGTTCGTGTCCTGGAAAATGTTACTatagtgacaataaaagatttctGGTTTCTGTCTGTTTTGCAGGAGACATGGTGGAGGGAGCGGTGAAGAACGCTCTGGGCGTGAAGGAcaagaaggaggagaagaaaggAGGCTTCAGGTcaaaatttaaaggggacaaAGACGAGAAAAAGGAGGAGAAGGGAGGGTTCTTCTCATTCGGACACGAtgataagaagaagaaagacaaagaggAAGATAAAGGGTTCTTCTCCAAGATCTTTCACaaagatgatgatgaagataaGGGGACGCAGCAGAAAAAAGGGTTTGATGGCCTCTTTGCTGAGGGACCAGGAGGCATGGAAGGACCAGGAGGGATGGGAGGACCAGGAGGTGGTGAGGAGGCAGGAGGTGGTGAGGAGGCAGGAGGACTCCCAGACCGGACCGTCGCTGTGTCTGACAGAGGTATGTATGAGGAACATCTCTGAGAACGTTCTCCATGTCTTCTCCCATtagcttggggggggggggagttttgGAGGACCGGGCTCAGTCTGGATTTTCTTGGCCCAGAACCATCTTAGCGACCCAGAACCCTCTTAGTGACTCAGAACCCTCTTAGTGACTCAGAACCATCTTTGTGACTCAGAACCATCTTTGTGACTCGGAACCATCTTAGCGACTCGGAACCATCTTAGCGACTCGGAACCATCTTAGCGACTCAGAACCATCTTTGTGACCCAGAACCATCTTTGTGACTCAGAACCATCTTTGTGACTCGGAACCATCTTAGCGACTCAGAACCATCTTAGCGACTCAGAACCATCTTTGTGACCTAGAACCATCTTTGTGACTCAGAACCATCTTAGCGACCCAGAACCCTTTTAGTGACTCAGAACCATCTTTGTGACCCAGAACCCTCTTTGTGACTCAGAACCATCTTAGTGACTCAGAACCCTCTTAGTGACTCAGAACCATCTTAGTGACTCAGAACCCTCTTTGTGACTCAGAACCATCTTTGTGACCCAGAACCATCTTTGTGACTCAGAACCATCTTAGCGACCCAGAACCCTTTTAGTGACTCAGAACCATCTTTGTGACCCAGAACCCTCTTTGTGACCCAGAACCCTCTTTGTGACCCAGAACCCTCTTAGTGATTCAGAACCCTCTTAGTGACTCAGAACCCTCTTAGTGACCCAGAACCATCTTAGTGACTCAGAACCATCTTAGTGACTCAGAACCATCTTTGTGACCCAGAACCCTCTTAGTGACCCAGAACCATCTTAGTGACTCAGAACCATCTTAGTGACCCAGAACCCTCTTAGTGACTCAGAACCCTCTTAGTGACCCAGAACGATCTTAGTGACTCAGAACCCTCTTAGTGACTCAGAACCCTCTTAGTGACCCAGAACCATCTTAGTGACTCAGAACCATCTTAGTGACTCAGAACCATCTTTGTGACTCAGAACCCTCTTAGTGACCCAGAACCCTCTTAGTGATTCAGAACGATCTTAGTGACCCAGAACCCTCTTAGTGACCCAGAACCCTCTCAGTGACCCAGAACCCTCTTAGTGACTCAGAACCATCTTAGTGACCCAGAACCCTCTTAGTGATTCAGAACCCTCTTAGTGACCCAGAACCATCTTAGTGACTCAGAACCATCTTAGTGACTCAGAACCATCTTTGTGACCCAGAACCCTCTTAGTGACCCAGAACCATCTTAGTGACTCAGAACCATCTTAGTGACCCAGAACCCTCTTAGTGACTCAGAACCCTCTTAGTGACCCAGAACGATCTTAGTGACTCAGAACCCTCTTAGTGACTCAGAACCCTCTTAGTGACCCAGAACCCTCTTAGTGACCCAGAACCATCTTAGTGACTCAGAACCATCTTAGTGACTCAGAACCATCTTTGTGACTCAGAACCCTCTTAGTGACCCAGAACCCTCTTAGTGACCCAGAACCCTCTTAGTGATTCAGAACGATCTTAGTGACCCAGAACCCTCTTAGTGACCCAGAACCCTCTCAGTGACCCAGAACCATCTTAGTGACTCAGAACCATCTTAGTGAACCAGAACCATCTTAGTGAACCAGAACCCTCTTAGTGACTCAGAACCCTCTTAGTGACCCGATGTTGTCTGACTCTACCAGCCGTGTGAACTGAGGGCAGCTCTGAACATGTAGAACCAATAAAACCTTTTCTGGCTGTTAAACCCAGTTTTAGCTGATAaacaataaatgataaataactTTACTCTGCGTTCTTCTCACCATCAGAAATAACACTTCTTCTTATTCCCAGACCTGTTTGATGATCTGATGGACGTGGCTGAAGAAACATCTAAGAACTGAGGCCTCCTGGACCTGGAACCTTCATCCGGATGAAATCTGTCAGAACTTCATGTTTTTCTGTCGTTCTTCCTGAATCTGTGTCAAAGGCttggaaatttatttataataaagaaataatgttttagtgtaataaaattaactctgaatcaagtccaatctttaattttagcattttttttttacatattagtCAAATTAACCGGCCTGCTTTCATAAACCAATGACCCAATAATCCTCGTTAAGCTCTGAGGATCAGTTTCCCCACAGATCATTTCATCCATAGCTGCCCTCACCTGGTAGGGTtaatgatgggggggggggcaacaatAGCCCTGCTCTTTGGTCTGGACCTGCAGTCATCCTCAGAGCAGCCTGCAGGATTCCCTCCTTTCCCAACACTAAGGGGCTTTACGATATGTTAAATTcttaacatttattattaaataatataattatatttGTTACATCATATTTATTCAGGCGTATCGGCAGAAACAGACGTGACCTTTGTAACTAAATCTAAATCCATCAGATTACTTCTTActgacattttgacacattgcCCAACATGATGAGGTGATTTTGTACATTGTTAACAGCTTAGAAACATTCTGTGGTTTCCTGGTTATTCTGTACATTAGCAGCTAGTTAGCATTATGCTAGCTGGGTTTAACACTGTGAAACTGTTATAGTCTACGCTTTGCAAAATGTAGAATACCggaagttaattttattaagtaCAAGCTTAAGTCTTAGTATTAATGTACTTAGTCTTAGACTTCTGTTTATACTTTTCAGCGTAAGTTAGGTTTACTCCACTAtactttatataaaatatagtttataaaaaataaacttcaagtACTCTGCCTCATTTTAAGTATACAAGTTTACTCGCAGTACACTTTAATAAAGTACTTTTTACTAAGGGCTGTATTCAAGAAATAAAGCATTTGTGGttaaaatgtctgatttaaatCCAGTATAACTGTGATTATGTGTTTATATGATTTACTGTGAAGGTTTATTGCGGTTTATTAAATCGATTGAAGACGTGTGACATCACTGGGCGATAAACCATGAGAACAACCAGAACTGGTTTATATTATTCACAGAACAGCTTCACTGCAGAGAGAACAGACCTGATAGATGGTGCATAGCAGTAGCAGTGGCCAGCTACTAAAAAGTAAATAACTCTTTAATTCTATGGTTTCATATTGGTGTCTAAATGCTCTCTGCTGCCACACACCATCGAGGTCGGTTCACTGATCTATAATATCCACTGGGttgctaatagccgctgttagaacgagtcgctgtgaagccaccagccgccatattggtactccctatttccccccagtaactagggaatatgtgcgctacagcatcgaataacgaggattttctcatgttcagggggggcttaagacttttaaaatgtcaaatgccatatacttttatgttatgttctaaaactatcaagtactgagaaagtcatgtgctgaaatatttagcattttatttatttatatatatatataaacatttaaagaaatatatacataaaatacaaaaacatatacagtatttacatatatgtatacatatatatatatatttacacatatttatatatacatatatatttaatatgaataatgtaaaatatttcagcacctaatttcctagtagttgatagttttagtacatccactgactgtagaattacctgtgaaacgttttcactcagccagaaaactgcttgttgttgcaaccaaatcctgtggaattctgggagagtagggagtagcaagatggcggccagtgacatcagtttttcagcaaatcagcactccagtgtatcatatagctcagtgggtcgGTTCAGTGGTCAGTCATTGGAACTGCAGGTAAATTTCTTCTGAATCCAAGATGGCCAACAAACAGCCCCCCCTGTCGACCACTGCTGGCATTTCCTCTCAGTCCTTTTATGGTGGAAGAGCcaacaggttaaaaaaatatgatttacaGTAACATCTAAGGAAGGACGTTATATGTTTGAAATATAAAGGTTTTTGTCCAATATGTAGAAAGTTACTATTAACCATGTGTCCAGTGAATGGTCTCATCTCATGGCTAGTCCTCTGAGGACGGTACAAACCCATAGAAAATGATCCAAACCCTTTACCATCAGCACATGGGGGGTGATAGCTTAGCTAAAACTAACACGTCTCTCCTGTTTAGTTTCATCATTAGTTCTGACTGCTGGGACGTCAGGCTACAAATACTTTAGACTGTTAATATCATGTAGTTTATTAAACAACTAGAAGGTCTATAAAAAAGTTCTATTTGTTTGGATAGAAATCGTTGTATTTGTCTGAATTTGTCTGAAATCGTTGTTATAGAACGTATGTAGctgttataaaatgtaaattctGGGTCACCTTCAGAGCGACTTTTTCAGCGCATTCAGAGAGAAAAGGCAACAGAAATATTTGAGAACCGCTGGTATAATCTAAATATGGACACGGTTTCTACGGTAGCAATATATTACAGACTAAAGGCCAAATTCATAGAGAACATATGTATGTTTTAGGGCCACAGTGTCACTGTTCTACTGTGGAACTAAATTTATTGTTTTGGAGAATTTAACTTATCAGCTGCACAACACTGAGCAGCACTGGTCAtgtgctgccatctagtggctgagcaaCAAACCACAGTCAACGCCGTTCTGATGAATCCACaacaggttaaaaataaaacaactggacttttattctgaagctgaagacgtttctcttccatCCAGGAAGTTTTCTCAGTTCTAAATGTCTGCAGTAGTGAGGAGTTCCAGCTTTATGGACCAGCAGGCCTCCTAAGATTCACCTGGAGATTCACCTGCAACTGGTCGCCCCATCAATGGAGAGTCGGTAGACTCCTCGTTAGcctcctcgttaggctcctcgttagcctcctcgttaggctcctcgttaggctcctcgttaggctcctcgttaggctcctcgttagcctcctcgttaggctccttgttaggctcctcgttagcccATCTCCCAGCATTAATGCTGTGGTCACATCATGGAGGTGATCATTTAAAACCTGAGCCTGATGGTGATGGTGAACCGTCAGAACACCAGTTTTAACTCAGATGGAGCAATAAAACATAATGTGTACATACAGTAACCTTGgaaattaaactaattatttattgttagcTTTCCATCCACATCCAGCTAACTGCTAGCTTTGTAGCTGATGcccagaaggctgtaggcctccATCCTCCATGGAGAATCAAGCTAGGCTCCGCCCACCAGGTGGGTTCTGGTCCTGTTGGAGCCTTCATGGACCTGGGACCTGAAGGTCCAGCAGAGTGAAGTCCTGACCAATGGGAACGCTGTTCTCATCAACCAGGAAGTGGCTCCGCACCGTGATGACGAAGGTCTTCCTGGGCAGAGACAGCAGGCTCTGGATCTTCTCCGCCACCACCTGGATGTGTCTCACCTGGGAACCTGGAGCTGACGGAGCGACAGCAGAGGGATCAGAACATCTGGTCACCTGACCTGAGGTCACCTGACCACCTCACCTGACCACCTCACCTGACCACCTCACCTGACCTGAGACCCGCAGTCACCTGACCTTCTCACCTGACCATCTCACCTGACCACCTTACCTGACCTGACCATCTCACCTGACCTGAGACCCGCAGTCACCTGACCATCTCACCTGAGCATCTCACCTGAGCATCTCACCTGACCATCTCACCTGACCATCTCACCTGACCACCTTACCTGACCTGACCATCTCACCTGACCTGAGACCCGCAGTCACCTGACCATCTCACCTGACCATCTCACCTGAGCATCTCACCTGACCATCTCACCTGACCACCTTACCTGACCTGACCATCTCACCTGACCTGAGACCCGCAGTCACCTGACCATCTCACCTGACCATCTCACCTGACCTTCTCACCTGAGCATCTCACCTGACCACCTCACCTGACCATCTCACCTGAGCTGCGCTGGAGTCGGTCCGGTGGAGCTTCCAGGATCTTCTGCAGAGGAACCGGAGGAACCTGGACACACAGGTGATTGCAGCCCCGCCCACCGACCGTCAGCACACCTGGCCTGAAACCCAGCCATGACATGATCAGAACACCTGTAATTCTCGGTGGTGATGTCATCGGTGACGTGGGCAGCACCTGTAGAAGCGGCGCACGGCGGTGTGGGGCAGGCAGGGGTAGCAGGGCCCGTAGATCCCGTTCTGGTCCGTGTCCAGCTCCACGGAGCAGCGAGCGCAGCCCGTGTAGGTGACATCACCGCTCAGCGCCGCCACGATGCCGTCCAATGGCGTGGAGGCGCCCAGGACCGGCTGGGGCGGGTTCTGGGAGGGCGGAGCCTCCTGGAACTGGAAGGTGAGGACCTGGACTCTGAGCTCCACCTCACCTGGAGCAGAGAGGAACGCCTTCATGTCCTGTTAGGATCTGCTCAGCTCTGCTTTACCCTGCTTagtggttctgatccagctctacctgcaggttctgatccagctctacctgcaggttctggttcagctctacctgcaggttctggttcagctCTACAtgcaggttctgatccagctcTACATGcagcaggttctgatccagctctacctgcaggttctgatccagctctacctgcaggttctggtccagctctacctgcaggttctggtccagctctacctgcaggttctgatccagctctacctgcaggttctgatccagctctacctgcaggttctggttcagctctacctgcaggttctggttcagctctacctgcaggttctgatccagctctacctgcaggttctggttcagctctacctgcaggttctgatccagctctacctgcaggttctgatccagctctacctgcaggttctggttcagctCTACCTGCAGGTTCTGACCCAGCTCtacctgcaggttctggtccagctcTACatgcaggttctggtccagctctacctgcaggttctggtccagctcTACATGctgcaggttctgatccagctctacctgcaggttctgatccagctctacatgctgcaggttctgatccagctctacatgctgcaggttctgatccagctctacctgcaggttctggtccagctcTACatgcaggttctggtccagctctacctgcaggttctggttcagctctacctgcaggttctgatccagctctacctgcaggttctggttcagctctacctgcaggttctgatccagctctacctgcaggttctgatccagctctacctgcaggttctggttcagctCTACCTGCAGGTTCTGACCCAGCTCtacctgcaggttctggtccagctcTACatgcaggttctggtccagctctacctgcaggttctggtccagctcTACATGctgcaggttctgatccagctctacctgcaggttctgatccagctctacatgctgcaggttctgatccagctctacatgctgcaggttctgatccagctctacctgcaggttctggtccagctcTACatgcaggttctggtccagctctacctgcaggttctggtccagctcTACAtgcaggttctgatccagctctacctgcaggttctgatccagctcTACCTGCAGGTTCTGACCCAGCTCTACctgcaggttctgatccagctctacctgcaggttctggttcagctctacctgcaggttctggtccagctctacctgcaggttctgatccagctctacatgcaggttctggttcagctCTACCTGCAGGTTCTGACCCAGCTCTACctgcaggttctgatccagctctacatgcaggttctggttctggttctggttctggtcaccCACTCACCGCTGTACTTCTGGGACAGCAGCGTGTCCACGTCCAGCTCCAGAGGAGCGCTGCGTCCCCTCTGGCGGCGCCACGCCCGCTGGAAGTCCAGCGCCCGCCGGTCCGTGGGGTCCAGAGGTCCGACTGAGCTCCATGGGGTCGAGTGCAGCTCCAGGAGGTCAGAGGTCAACCCTTCCCTCACCAGGAGGACTCTGAAGTCCCAAACAGCATCTGAGGACACAGACAGAGGAACTAAAAGTCCTGATCCGGTTCCTCCTGGTCCGGCTCAGCGGTTCTCCTCCTGACTCCACTGCGTTAACATTGACCTTTGACCCCTTCAGGCAGAAACAGGACTACAGGAAGCGTTCTCATACCTCTGTGTTTGCTGAAGCGCGGCTGCCAGGCCATGGCCCCCCCCCACAGCAGCAGCGCCCCCCGCTGGCCGCCCGGCTGCTCCACGGTCAGAACCGCCTGCTGCTGAAGGGCAGAGCGGCTGCCGGCCTCCGCCTCGTTCCTCCACtctgacacagagagacaggtgAGCGTCACCACCTGCTGCAGGTAAGTCAACGTCTTCATCCACGTCTTCATCACAGACCCTGGTGGAGACGTTAGTCTCCATCAACTCAGAACATGGAGGCTGAAAACTGTTCATCTGCTTCTGCAGGTCTGAGGACCTTCAGCTGTGAAACCCTGCATCTGTTTTCTGACATATTAAAGGAGCGATAAGTAAGATATTCACTGTAAAAATCTCACTAAACAGTTTAGCTGTTTTGCTGCAGACATGGAAGCCAggaagagaagcggaccagaaccagaaccagaaccagaaccagaacagaccAGATCACATCCTCATGGACCCGTCCTGTGGAGGTAAACATTCCCAACAGCAGCAGTCAGTGGCAGCCTGTTGTTCCGATCTgagccactaggtgtcagtatCACTTACAGCTGATTTAACAAacttaatattaaaaacatcTGAGTTCTGTCTGTAAATTCATTGTGTGGCTGACGCAGAAAAAGggcgttttattttattattttttgtgtgtgtttactaAGACTAAGGTTTGTCATGTTACTGACACCTACTGGTGAATTTGAGTACTGCGGGCAGAGCTGAACTGGTACGGAGAACGTCAGTTCAgctctggagaacatgttccaTTAAGAGGCTTCCTGCATACAGACAGAAGACAGAGACGGGTAGCTGGACATTTTTGATTCAAAACACGGACATATGGTTGGAAAACTTCTAAATGTTTGGTTAGAAGGCGCACACAgtatgtttatgtattttattctgtaaggtttgttttgttgtaaatgcTTTTAAGCTAACATCTGTGTTATAATATTCATTCATTATAGTTTTTCACTGTGTTTGCTGGCAAAAAAGAAGATTTGCTGTGTgactaagaaaataaaagctggtCAAACATCAGTTGGAGCGTGGCTTTAATCTGAAGCAGACAAAAAACCTTTGGGAGCGCTTACACATCGTATGATTAAGATCTAATTATGACATCATGTCCGCCTTTAGGCGTTCCAGTTTCCCTCTTGAtggaaaaaacatggacgctggctttaaagcctttattaaaATGACTATTACAGCAAACCTCAGAACGTGTTTTAAAATcacgtttattttaaaatcagtgtGTTATTTAAGCCGCGCTGAGCTGCTGGACTGAACATGGAGAGTTTACCAGCAGGAGGCGACTCTTCGCTGCTGGTTCAGCCTCTATGGAGACTGCTGGTAAAACAGGAACATTAACGCTGCTCTGGGCAGATAAAGATCTGAAACGTCCCGCTGATGAACCCTAAACGGTGGAACCTGACCGACTAAACGTTACAGAAATAACAGAGAGCCGCTGAAAAGAGTCAAATATGACGTCAGTAGCAGCCATCAGAGGTCAGGGGTCATCCTGTGGAAAGTTAcgacttcactgcaaaaaacggatctaaaaataagtaaaatgttcttagaattagtgtttttgtccgagattcgagcaggtaaataatattatctgctaACGGAACgagtattctgacccctaaaataagataattagacatgctgcacttgaaaccagacgatggagatgagttgttcctattttaagtccattggcagatcattttatttacctgctcaaatctaggacagatacactcgtttatattatttatttttcgttcagtttttgcagtgtggaggtCAGAAATTACAACGCAgcgttatttaaaatgtttgttagatcacacaaagcaaataaataacgTTACATGGTGCTATGAGAAGCCCTGAAGAGTGAGCCCACCTGCCTGGCCCCGCCCACCCTGACCGGCTCACCTGAGCTGACGTGTGAGTGTGTGACGCGCAGCAGGGCGTGGACCAGGGTGTTGACCCGCAGCGTCGTCAGGGTGACGTACGGCAGGCGCCGCAGGTCCTGCTGGGCCCGCCGGGCCACCgacaccagcagggggcgccgcTCCACAATGAAGCTCCGCAGAGCGCCCAGGGAGGCGGGGCTAACGAGCCCGCTACCTGGAGACACAGGCTGGGTGAGGCAGACACACCTGAGCGGAGCAggctgctgattggctgctgcttACCTGGCTGTGaggaggaggcgtggcccaggTTCAGCAGCTTGCTGGAAAAGGTGGACTGCAGCACCGTCTCTCCTCTCCACCTGTCCTCCCTCACCTGCAGCCCTGAACACACACAGAACCTTAGAACACAGACCTTACAcaacctcagcagaacctcagcaggACCTCAGCAGAACCCGGTTCTGTAAGGTCCAACAGCGCTGTGTGCACCTGAGATGAGCAGAACGTCTCCTGGGTTCACCGTCAGGACCCAGAACGCCGCTCTCCTCCACAGCACCACCTTCATCTCAGCTCCTGATTGGTCCGTCACCACCACGGACGCCAGAGGAACCGCCGCTCCTGCCGACGGGCCCGACTTGACCTTTGAGTAAACGGATCAGAACCTCAGGGACAGTCTTAGGTTCTCTGAGCTCCTCAGATCAGATCTGGTGTCATGTCCTGTGATCGGGtcagcaggcggttctgctgctgcagaaaggagttaaggggggg
This window harbors:
- the shld2 gene encoding shieldin complex subunit 2 isoform X3, translated to MDQRPKIHVFLGAPPPASVCGSEPGAGLEERPSAGWRHLELTWREGRLTPAAGIPGNGARTSRMDSVGDGPEPSSQGLESSGNPTEPESDRTTEAARGRPDRTGPAALGTQRDSDGAEEDPCSASVLEYLDSCFPAAQPDPEPDPEPEPGPEPDPEPDPEPEPGPEPGPEPIPGPSTSTQYLSTWTLSQALIMRGRRSVQSASSPQKPPHTPTSSSSTPELLSPAASPPAASLELFSHTCPSPRAEQGGVVMETTEDGVLCSQGSDPQDPPTKPPCSKKPRTCEGAEAAGSSSTSTTTTTTLDRCDQVGHRYSILVVVVHPCHLKEVQVKSGPSAGAAVPLASVVVTDQSGAEMKVVLWRRAAFWVLTVNPGDVLLISGLQVREDRWRGETVLQSTFSSKLLNLGHASSSQPGSGLVSPASLGALRSFIVERRPLLVSVARRAQQDLRRLPYVTLTTLRVNTLVHALLRVTHSHVSSGEVELRVQVLTFQFQEAPPSQNPPQPVLGASTPLDGIVAALSGDVTYTGCARCSVELDTDQNGIYGPCYPCLPHTAVRRFYRPGVLTVGGRGCNHLCVQVPPVPLQKILEAPPDRLQRSSAPGSQVRHIQVVAEKIQSLLSLPRKTFVITVRSHFLVDENSVPIGQDFTLLDLQVPGP
- the shld2 gene encoding shieldin complex subunit 2 isoform X1, producing the protein MDQRPKIHVFLGAPPPASVCGSEPGAGLEERPSAGWRHLELTWREGRLTPAAGIPGNGARTSRMDSVGDGPEPSSQGLESSGNPTEPESDRTTEAARGRPDRTGPAALGTQRDSDGAEEDPCSASVLEYLDSCFPAAQPDPEPDPEPEPGPEPDPEPDPEPEPGPEPGPEPIPGPSTSTQYLSTWTLSQALIMRGRRSVQSASSPQKPPHTPTSSSSTPELLSPAASPPAASLELFSHTCPSPRAEQGGVVMETTEDGVLCSQGSDPQDPPTKPPCSKKPRTCEGAEAAGSSSTSTTTTTTLDRCDQVGHRYSILVVVVHPCHLKEVQVKSGPSAGAAVPLASVVVTDQSGAEMKVVLWRRAAFWVLTVNPGDVLLISGLQVREDRWRGETVLQSTFSSKLLNLGHASSSQPGSGLVSPASLGALRSFIVERRPLLVSVARRAQQDLRRLPYVTLTTLRVNTLVHALLRVTHSHVSSEWRNEAEAGSRSALQQQAVLTVEQPGGQRGALLLWGGAMAWQPRFSKHRDAVWDFRVLLVREGLTSDLLELHSTPWSSVGPLDPTDRRALDFQRAWRRQRGRSAPLELDVDTLLSQKYSGEVELRVQVLTFQFQEAPPSQNPPQPVLGASTPLDGIVAALSGDVTYTGCARCSVELDTDQNGIYGPCYPCLPHTAVRRFYRPGVLTVGGRGCNHLCVQVPPVPLQKILEAPPDRLQRSSAPGSQVRHIQVVAEKIQSLLSLPRKTFVITVRSHFLVDENSVPIGQDFTLLDLQVPGP
- the shld2 gene encoding shieldin complex subunit 2 isoform X2, coding for MDQRPKIHVFLGAPPPASVCGSEPGAGLEERPSAGWRHLELTWREGRLTPAAGIPGNGARTSRMDSVGDGPEPSSQGLESSGNPTEPESDRTTEAARGRPDRTGPAALGTQRDSDGAEEDPCSASVLEYLDSCFPAAQPDPEPDPEPEPGPEPDPEPDPEPEPGPEPGPEPIPGPSTSTQYLSTWTLSQALIMRGRRSVQSASSPQKPPHTPTSSSSTPELLSPAASPPAASLELFSHTCPSPRAEQGGVVMETTEDGVLCSQGSDPQDPPTKPPCSKKPRTCEGAEAAGSSSTSTTTTTTLDRCDQVGHRYSILVVVVHPCHLKEVQVKSGPSAGAAVPLASVVVTDQSGAEMKVVLWRRAAFWVLTVNPGDVLLISGEGGQVERRDGAAVHLFQQAAEPGPRLLLTASGLVSPASLGALRSFIVERRPLLVSVARRAQQDLRRLPYVTLTTLRVNTLVHALLRVTHSHVSSEWRNEAEAGSRSALQQQAVLTVEQPGGQRGALLLWGGAMAWQPRFSKHRDAVWDFRVLLVREGLTSDLLELHSTPWSSVGPLDPTDRRALDFQRAWRRQRGRSAPLELDVDTLLSQKYSGEVELRVQVLTFQFQEAPPSQNPPQPVLGASTPLDGIVAALSGDVTYTGCARCSVELDTDQNGIYGPCYPCLPHTAVRRFYRPGVLTVGGRGCNHLCVQVPPVPLQKILEAPPDRLQRSSAPGSQVRHIQVVAEKIQSLLSLPRKTFVITVRSHFLVDENSVPIGQDFTLLDLQVPGP